In Dethiosulfovibrio salsuginis, the sequence AGAGGGACATAAAGGACCTGAGCCCAGAGGAAATACACTCTAAGCGCCATGAACTGGCAAAACCGGTTCTTGACGACTTTTTGTCGTGGCTCCAGTCTTTTGATGACCTCCCTAAAAGCCACTTCGGCAACGCCGTAAAGTACACCCTAAACCAGTGGGAATCTCTGCAAAACTACCTTCTTGACGGGAGGCTTGAGGCCTCCAACAACGAGGCAGAAAGGCTTGCAAAGAGCTTTGCCGTCTGCAGAAAAAACTTCCTGTTCTCGAACACTCCGAGAGGGGCAAAGTCCAGTGCCTTGATACTGACCATAGTAACAACGGCCATGGCAAACGACCTCAACCCCTATAGGTATCTGGTCTACCTCTTCCAAAAAGCCCCCAACCTAAACCTGGTAGACCCAGAGCAACTGGAACAGCTCATGCCCTGGAACACCCCTGAATATATTAGGCTCGCAGCGGAGTAAGCTCGCTGCGAGCTTTTTTTATGACAAGATTATCCCATCTGTTGCCGAGATAGTCGATGTACTGCTAGGTTTGACGCTTACATTACTCTCCCTTAGAGACCCTTATTATGGCCTACGTCTCCGAAAAGGGACTCGGGGATCTAAAAGAAAAAGGACGTAAGATGTTTCTCCCAGGGGTTAAAGGTCGCAATATCTATTTTCAACGAAACGCCTTTCTGCTAGGACGATATGCATTGAAGAAGAAGGAGGAGGATCAGGGCCAATCGGTCGTGGCGATCCTTTTCAGGGATTGCGATGGAACCAGATCCTCTCCTAGATCGGAGTGGGATGACAAACGAAACTCTATAGTTTATGGCTTCGAAAAGGCTGGTCTGAGGACAGGGGTTGCAATGGTCCCCAAGACAAAATCCGAGTGCTGGTTACTCTGCGCTGTCCAGGAGGATAGCTATCGTGACTGCGGTAGATTTGAGGAGCTCTCGGGTAACGATTCGAGCGAGAAAGGAGCGCCCAAAAAGGTATTGCAGAAAACCTTAGGCGAAGAGGGAACGTCGGAGCTTTTGAGGGACCTGATCCATAATGGGACGATAGACCCCATTCGAATAGACATGCCGAGTTTCAACGTCTTCAAAAAAGATCTTGAGGAAGCGATCAGGGTTGCTATGAAAGAATAACACAATACAGATAGCCCCCATCGATGTGAAATAGGGGCTATCTGGCAAAAAAAATCATGGCTTGCATTGTTAAAATTTTATTTTTATCCCTACCGTCTCTTCAACAAAACAAGCGGCGTGGTTAGAAGGATCAAAGAGAGCGACGGTATCCCCAAGTTGCAGCCGCTGCTGCTTTTCTCGCTGGCCTTTTCCCCGAAATCTGCGGTGACGTCGCCTGTCCCAGCTGACTGGATGTCCATGGAAACCGTCTTTTGGGATGACGAGAAATCGAGACGGGTCAGGTCGATCCTTCTTTGATTGTCGTTTTTTATGGCCGTCCAGTAGAGGTCTAGGTTTTTCAGGTCGTACACTTAAGACACCTGTAAAAACTCTAATCCTCGGAGAGATCGTTCCGACGGAGCCCATTTGAGCCCGTATATTCGACCGAAAGGGGGCACAGGACGTGCCCTCCGAGGTGGTTCGTACGAAACAGGCAGGTCGAGTATACGATTGGGCGAAACAGGGCGCAGGCGGGGCGGTCTCTCCGAGGGGACTCAAAAGTGGGTTTTTAGAGATCCCCTTTAGTTCTTTACCGCCAGTCCTGATCCTTTTGTGTGGAACTTTTTGAGCTCCGTCTCTATGGACTGGGCCAGCTTCGCCAGCTTCTCCGCCTCTTTTGCCACGTTCTCGGAGGCCTGGGCTGTCTCCTGGGAGGATCCCTTTATGGAGCCTACCTTCTCCGCCATCTCCACGGTGGACTTGGACGCTAGATCCACCGCACTGGCCATCTCGTTGGACGACGCAGCCTGTTCCTGGGAGGTCGCGGCGATGTTCTGCATGGCCCCGTTGACGGTCTTGATGCTCTCCAATGTCCGTTCGAGGCCTACTCTGGCCTCCGACGCCTTGCCTACGGTCTCCTTCATGACGGCCTCGTTTTCTTTGGTTATGGATATAGATTCTTTGGCCTGTTTCTGGAGGTCTCCTATCAGCACGTCGATATTCCCCGCCGCGTGGCCCGATTCCTCCGCCAGCTTTCGGACCTCCTCGGCGACCACGGCGAAGCCCCTCCCCGCCTCTCCTGCCCTGGCTGCCTCTATAGCTGCGTTGAGGGCCAGCAGGTTGGTCTGATCGGCGATGGAGTTTATGGTGTCGATGAAGCCGGTTATCTTCTGGACCGACTCGGCCAGGCTGTTCATCTTTTTGACGGTCTCCTCGGACTTCTTGCCCACTGACTCGACTCCGTCTATGACGATCGACACAAGCTTAACCGCTCCTTCGGCGGTTTCAGTGGCGGTGGCTGTGGCCTCGGTTCCCTGGGTGGCCGAATCGGCGGCCATGTGGGCGCTGGAGGAAACCTCCTCCACTCCTGCGTTGGTCTCCTCCAACGAGGCGGCGTTGGTCTCCGCCAGGGCCACCATCTCCTGGACCGCCTGTTTCACCTCGTCCATTGAGGCACTGGTCTGTTCGCTAAGCGCCGCAAGGCCTGATGAGCTGGTGCTTATGTGGGTGGACTCTCCCGCCACGTGTTCTATGGTCGACCTAAAGCCGTCAACCATATCGGCGAGGGCCAGTATCATGTGCCCCAGTTCGTCCTTTGCCCTGTAGCCTATGGACCGTGGGTCCACCGTCAGGTCTCGGTCCTTTATGGACGCCGCCATGGTGGAGACCTTTCTCAGGGGAGAGGCTATTCCCTTATAGGTCAGGACCACGGTGATCAAGGTGGTTATCAGGGCGACGAGGGATATTATAAGAAGTGGTACGGTCAAGGACCTCACCAGAGAGACTATGGCGCTGTGAGGGTACAGTATGGCCAGCGATATCCCCCAGGGAGTCGAGGTGTAGAAGGCGGTGTGCCGTCCGTTCAGGTCCACCTCTAAGGCTCCTGTCTGGCCTGAGGTCATCCGCCGTCCTAGCTCCGCCACGTCTGGCTCTGACTTATCGGTGAGCTTTACCTTCATGACGTCCTCTTCCACCGGCCCAGCTATGACCATTCCCTCGCCGCTGAGGAGCACTCCCTTGCCCTGTCCTAGGATGGTGAGCTTTTTGGTGAACTCCACAAGATGGTCTATCCCTACGTCCGCACCGACGGCGCCGATCAGGTTGCCCTGGTCGTCGTGGATCAAGGTGCTGAGGGATATGACCGGCTGTTTGGTGGTTACGTCGATATAGGGCTCGGTGACCCCTATTTTGCCCTTGCCCAGCTTCTGGGCCAGGACGTACCAGCTTCTCTTCCTTGCGTCGAAGCCCTCAGGTGCGACCAGTCTGTGGCTCGTGGCGAAGTCTCCGTTGCTCTCGAAGCCGAAGTAAAGGTCCTGGAAACCCCGTTTTGAGTTTCGGCCCAGAGATTCGACCATGACGTCCTGCATGTCGGTGAAGCTCCTTTTGCCCTCCCGCCACGCCTGGGCTATTGCCATGGCGTTGTTGTCGATGATCCCCGCCAGCATGTCGAAGTGCTCCTTGACGGTCTCCGACGCTCCTCTGACGGTCTCCATTCCCGTCTCGTCCACCTGGTTTCTGAGGATACTGTCCCCTCTGATGAAGGTCGTACCTCCCATGCCGACAAGGGTCAGCACCAGTATGACCAGCAGTAGGCCAAACCTGTGACGTATAGTCATGTCCTCGCACCTCCTGAATATATGAGACCTGTAACATTCTCTGTCTCTCGATTATATCCCAAAGGAATGGCCTATCTCAAGAAATATCCGTCAAACCCCCTTAGCGTAAGGGCGTCGTTCACCCTCATGGATCGGTCGTAGCTCTTTACCAAAAGGGAGCCCACCAGGGAAGCGGCGGTCTTTAGTCCCATTTTTGATAGTCCCGGCCTGTATCCTCTTAGTATCGCCGCCTCGTGGATACGCCTTTTCTCGTCGGCTATGACGTGGACGTACCGGGAACAGAAGTGGAGGAGCATCACCAGCTTAGAGGGCAGCCCCAGGTCTCTGAGTCCCTGGAGGGTCAGGTGGAGAGGGCTTGTTCCCAGAAGTCCCATGAGGACCATCACCATGGCGGTGCCCTTTTAGGTTATGACCGCCGCCAGCCTTTTAGCCACGTCGATGGCCTTAAACTTTCCAAGTGCCACCAGTATCAGGCCGTAGGCCACCATAAAGGCGGCGGTCCTGATCTGGCCCGATACCGAGGCCGCCGCAGAGATCGAGAAAGCCAGGATTATCTTCCACCTAGGGTCTATCCTGCCGAGGAGCGAATCAGCCACGGCTCCTTCCCCACATAAAGGCCCCCACCAGCCCCACTATATACCCTATGCCTCCCAGTATCCTCGGGATATCCGGCTTGGTCTGGGCCTTGTGGAGGTCGGAGATCATCTGTCTGAGAGGGGCTATTTCCGCCGCCACCGCCTTCTTTATGTCCTGCTCAGATATTCCAGAGATTGTCGAGGGAGCCTCTTTGGCCTCCGCCGCAGGCTCCGGGGCGGCCTCTCTGGCTATGTCCTCGTGGGCGACGTGCCCCATTCCGGCGTTGACGGTGACCTTGGCGGAGGTCGTGCCAGATAGTATGGCTACCGAGAAGGCACCATCTCCGTCGGTCTTGCCCTCCCCGACGGTTGCTCCGTCCGACTCAACGGTGACGATAGCATCCGCTATGGCTTCTCCGGTGCTGTAGAACGCCTCTCCTGTCACTGCGTGCCCCTCGAAGTTGGCCATCATGAGGACGTTGTGTCCGAAGGCCGGGGAGACGGTGAGGCAAAATACAAGGGCTATAAGGTAATACGCTCGCTTCACAGCAGTTCACCGCTCTTTCTTCCAATCATGTTAGGCCTTGTCCGGGCCAGAAATCCTATGGCCATAGCTCCCACCACTCCCTCTATGAGGGCTACCGGTATGTGGGACCACACTATGAGCTTTGCGGCGACCGTAAAGTTCTCTCCCGTCAGGGCAAGGGCTCCGGCGGTCATTACCGCGGTGAGCAAGACCCCTCCGACACCGCAAAGAAAGGCCCCTGACAGCAGTCCCCACTTGCCTTTTGAAACGAAGATCGCCCTGAAGACCGCCCCGAAAACCAGCCCCGGGAAGGCCATGTCCATCACGTTGACCCCCAAGGTCGTCAGGCCGCCGAACTGAAACAGCATCGCCTGTAAAAACAGGGCGACCAGACAGGCGGGAAACACCGCCCAGCCTAATATGGCCCCCGATACGCCGTTCAGCAGCAGATGGACGCTGGACGGACCCACCGATATGTGAATCAGCGAGGCCACGAAGATGCCTGCCGAAACGATGCCTGTGGCTGGAACGTCCTCCGCCTTGATGGACCTCAGTCCCTTGACGGTGAAGCCCAGGGTAAGGGCCGCCCCTGCCGCCAGAACCGGAACGGACAGAACCCCCTCGGAAATATGCAAAAAGCTCACCTCCTGAAGTTTAGCCCCTATAACAGGCCACGGAGAGCATACAACGGCGTGCCATTTTTGCAACGGTTTTGTCAAAACGTAACACGTGTTTCGCCGTTTTCGCTGTTTTGCAAAAACAGGACCCCTCGTATCCCTGTGGGATGAGGGGTCCTGTCAGGCTTTTAGTCTCCCGGCTGCCAGGTCTCCAAGAACGAGGCGAACCGCTCCGCCCAGATCGGGTCGAACTGGGATCCGGCGCAGGATCTTATCTCCTCTATAGCCTCGTTATGGCTCAGTACCGGTAAGTACTCTCTGTGAATCATGGCCTCGTAGCTGTCAACTAAGGACATTATGCGGCTCTCAAGGGGGATGTCCTCTCCCGAAACAGGGCTTTTTCTCAGGGGATAGCCTTGACCGTCCCACCTCTGATGGTGGTGGAGAATGGGGTCCGCCAGGTCCGACAGATTGGGGACGGCGAAGGCGATGCGGTAGCCTATCTCCGGGTGGCTTCTGACCTCCCTCATCTCCTCGTCGTTCAGAGGGCCTTTCTTGGCGAGGATCTCGCTGTCTACCCCTATAAGGCCTATGTCGTGGATAGCCGCAAGGCGGACCATCCTCTTCCTGAAGAGGCCGTCTATTTCGGGAACGGTTTTGAGGAAGCGGTCCATTATGTCCCGACACCGGTCCATGTGGCTTGTCCTCCTGTTTTCCCTTTGCTTTATGGTCTTCAGGAAGAACTTTAGTATTCCTCCTCTGGCGTCCTCCCTCTGGACCTCCTTTAGGGCGTACATCCTATCGTCCGCGTCTTTCACTATCTCGTCTATCGACCTAGCGGCGGCGTTGCCGCTGGCGGTTCCCCATGCCATGTACAGGGGGATATCGATGTCATCGGAGTTGGCCGAGGAGACTATATCCCTGAACCGTAGGTCTACCCCGGAGCCGTCGTTTTGGGGCATTATGACGGCGAACTCGTCCCCTCCGATACGGGCGACGGTGTCTTGCTCCCCTGCGATCTCCAGAAGGACCTCTTTAGCCCTCTCTATAAGCCTGTCTCCCCATTTGTGACCCATGCCGTCGTTTATGAGCTTAAGGCCGTTGACGTCGCACATGACCACCGTGACCGGGTCCATGTGCCCCTTGCCCAGCTCCCTTATGGTCTCCTCGAAGAACCGCCGGTTGTGCAGGCCGGTCAGGGAATCTCGGATGCCCTGTTCCCTTATCTCATCTATGGAGGTACGAACCTCTTCCTTGAGGTACTCTATGGCCTCCGCTATATCTCTAAGCTCTTTGGGAAGAGGGGAAAGCCTGGAGCTCTCAATAGGAGAATAATCCCCCTCCGCCACAGAGGAGAGGCTGTCGGTGAGGGTGTCCAGAGATCGACTTATCCTTCTCGTCAGGGACAGGAAAAGCGCCAGCCCTATTAGCGACAGCAACGCCAAGGCGGCAGTGGTGGCCTTTACGAGCCTCGCTGTCCCTGCGCGGATTTCACCCAGAGAGAGCGATCCTCCAACGAAGAGGTCGCTTCCCGGAATCGGCATGACGTAGGTCAAGGTCTCGGATTCTTCCTCCTCTACCATAAGCCCCCCTTCCTCCTTGGCTTTGGCGACGTCGAATTGAGTGTGATTGTGAGGGTCGTATGGTTTAAAGTCGTCTCCTAAGGGACATCCCATGCCGTCGAAAAGCTGAAAGGTCCCTCCGCTGCCGAACCTCTGTTTTGAGAGCAGGTTTGACAGGTGGGCGATTCTGACCGATCCGAACACCAGGCCGTCGAAAACGCCCTTTTGATCCAACAGAGGAACGGAGAAAATTATTATAGGCTTGTTTCTTACCCTGCTGATCAACACCGACGATACCCACTCCTTGCCCTCCATGGCGGCGAGAAAGTAGTCGCGATCGGTTAGAGATATGTCGGTGGACTCGAC encodes:
- a CDS encoding IS66 family transposase codes for the protein RDIKDLSPEEIHSKRHELAKPVLDDFLSWLQSFDDLPKSHFGNAVKYTLNQWESLQNYLLDGRLEASNNEAERLAKSFAVCRKNFLFSNTPRGAKSSALILTIVTTAMANDLNPYRYLVYLFQKAPNLNLVDPEQLEQLMPWNTPEYIRLAAE
- a CDS encoding Synerg-CTERM sorting domain-containing protein, whose translation is MYDLKNLDLYWTAIKNDNQRRIDLTRLDFSSSQKTVSMDIQSAGTGDVTADFGEKASEKSSSGCNLGIPSLSLILLTTPLVLLKRR
- a CDS encoding methyl-accepting chemotaxis protein, which translates into the protein MTIRHRFGLLLVILVLTLVGMGGTTFIRGDSILRNQVDETGMETVRGASETVKEHFDMLAGIIDNNAMAIAQAWREGKRSFTDMQDVMVESLGRNSKRGFQDLYFGFESNGDFATSHRLVAPEGFDARKRSWYVLAQKLGKGKIGVTEPYIDVTTKQPVISLSTLIHDDQGNLIGAVGADVGIDHLVEFTKKLTILGQGKGVLLSGEGMVIAGPVEEDVMKVKLTDKSEPDVAELGRRMTSGQTGALEVDLNGRHTAFYTSTPWGISLAILYPHSAIVSLVRSLTVPLLIISLVALITTLITVVLTYKGIASPLRKVSTMAASIKDRDLTVDPRSIGYRAKDELGHMILALADMVDGFRSTIEHVAGESTHISTSSSGLAALSEQTSASMDEVKQAVQEMVALAETNAASLEETNAGVEEVSSSAHMAADSATQGTEATATATETAEGAVKLVSIVIDGVESVGKKSEETVKKMNSLAESVQKITGFIDTINSIADQTNLLALNAAIEAARAGEAGRGFAVVAEEVRKLAEESGHAAGNIDVLIGDLQKQAKESISITKENEAVMKETVGKASEARVGLERTLESIKTVNGAMQNIAATSQEQAASSNEMASAVDLASKSTVEMAEKVGSIKGSSQETAQASENVAKEAEKLAKLAQSIETELKKFHTKGSGLAVKN
- a CDS encoding energy-coupling factor transporter transmembrane component T family protein, producing MVMVLMGLLGTSPLHLTLQGLRDLGLPSKLVMLLHFCSRYVHVIADEKRRIHEAAILRGYRPGLSKMGLKTAASLVGSLLVKSYDRSMRVNDALTLRGFDGYFLR
- a CDS encoding carboxypeptidase regulatory-like domain-containing protein, with amino-acid sequence MKRAYYLIALVFCLTVSPAFGHNVLMMANFEGHAVTGEAFYSTGEAIADAIVTVESDGATVGEGKTDGDGAFSVAILSGTTSAKVTVNAGMGHVAHEDIAREAAPEPAAEAKEAPSTISGISEQDIKKAVAAEIAPLRQMISDLHKAQTKPDIPRILGGIGYIVGLVGAFMWGRSRG
- the cbiM gene encoding cobalt transporter CbiM, with amino-acid sequence MHISEGVLSVPVLAAGAALTLGFTVKGLRSIKAEDVPATGIVSAGIFVASLIHISVGPSSVHLLLNGVSGAILGWAVFPACLVALFLQAMLFQFGGLTTLGVNVMDMAFPGLVFGAVFRAIFVSKGKWGLLSGAFLCGVGGVLLTAVMTAGALALTGENFTVAAKLIVWSHIPVALIEGVVGAMAIGFLARTRPNMIGRKSGELL
- a CDS encoding diguanylate cyclase, with product MSPFPNSVKKSFAMVMVVLMLVTALPIFLFAHRELTNAKESASEVMKNAVTLQAGHMARWIGTTMEEIRVISGLSSVRSRDFQTMEMDFQTIATDRTDIMDMVYVNTAGRPIVSSASGVVESTDISLTDRDYFLAAMEGKEWVSSVLISRVRNKPIIIFSVPLLDQKGVFDGLVFGSVRIAHLSNLLSKQRFGSGGTFQLFDGMGCPLGDDFKPYDPHNHTQFDVAKAKEEGGLMVEEEESETLTYVMPIPGSDLFVGGSLSLGEIRAGTARLVKATTAALALLSLIGLALFLSLTRRISRSLDTLTDSLSSVAEGDYSPIESSRLSPLPKELRDIAEAIEYLKEEVRTSIDEIREQGIRDSLTGLHNRRFFEETIRELGKGHMDPVTVVMCDVNGLKLINDGMGHKWGDRLIERAKEVLLEIAGEQDTVARIGGDEFAVIMPQNDGSGVDLRFRDIVSSANSDDIDIPLYMAWGTASGNAAARSIDEIVKDADDRMYALKEVQREDARGGILKFFLKTIKQRENRRTSHMDRCRDIMDRFLKTVPEIDGLFRKRMVRLAAIHDIGLIGVDSEILAKKGPLNDEEMREVRSHPEIGYRIAFAVPNLSDLADPILHHHQRWDGQGYPLRKSPVSGEDIPLESRIMSLVDSYEAMIHREYLPVLSHNEAIEEIRSCAGSQFDPIWAERFASFLETWQPGD